A part of Olleya sp. Bg11-27 genomic DNA contains:
- a CDS encoding DUF3667 domain-containing protein: MSLKYNTCKNCESNFKSGFDFCPHCGMRDKEELTLGILFNNTLNNYLLWDSKFFKSFIPLMTKPGFLSNQFIGGKRLSYLHPAQLYLFITFVFFFLFSFQMNRVEQELNDGFKTESTKILNEVEAIQIDSVKRKKIRTTLNENKYLSGMTAKDIDSIVGQKDIGADHTISFGYDSKKLDSLIANGASKSVMYKAMGMTDNPGWFDKMLYPQILKFHQDRKAGSIWVSMINATPIALFILLPLFALFLKLFYWKKGRYAYHLVFAFYFFAFIFMVFSILLIANLIMDVPNWISLLITLSIFLYFVISTKRFYNQRWRYSLLKSSIISFVFLAILVPIAFVVLAFVSFLFY, translated from the coding sequence ATGTCTTTAAAGTATAACACGTGCAAAAATTGCGAAAGTAATTTTAAATCTGGATTTGATTTTTGTCCGCATTGCGGAATGAGGGATAAAGAGGAGTTAACACTGGGGATTCTGTTTAACAATACTTTAAATAATTATCTGCTTTGGGATTCTAAATTTTTCAAGAGTTTTATCCCTTTAATGACTAAGCCTGGTTTTTTATCAAATCAATTTATTGGTGGTAAACGCTTGTCTTATTTACATCCTGCGCAGTTATATTTGTTTATCACATTTGTGTTTTTCTTTTTGTTCTCTTTTCAGATGAATAGAGTAGAGCAAGAGTTGAATGATGGCTTTAAAACAGAATCAACTAAAATATTAAATGAGGTTGAAGCGATACAAATCGATTCGGTTAAAAGAAAAAAAATCAGGACGACGCTAAATGAAAACAAGTATTTGTCTGGGATGACGGCTAAGGACATTGATTCTATTGTTGGTCAGAAAGATATAGGTGCCGATCATACGATTTCGTTTGGGTATGATAGTAAAAAACTGGATTCATTAATCGCCAATGGTGCTTCAAAATCCGTTATGTATAAGGCTATGGGGATGACAGATAATCCTGGTTGGTTTGATAAGATGTTATATCCTCAAATTTTAAAATTTCATCAAGACAGAAAAGCGGGATCGATATGGGTTTCTATGATTAATGCGACACCAATTGCTTTGTTTATTTTATTACCGCTTTTTGCTTTATTCCTAAAACTATTTTATTGGAAAAAAGGACGCTATGCGTATCACTTAGTATTTGCATTTTACTTTTTCGCCTTTATTTTTATGGTCTTTAGTATTTTGTTAATTGCTAATCTTATTATGGATGTCCCTAATTGGATAAGTTTATTAATAACATTATCCATCTTTTTATATTTTGTAATATCAACTAAGCGTTTTTATAATCAGCGTTGGCGATACAGTCTTTTAAAAAGTAGCATTATATCCTTTGTGTTTTTGGCAATATTGGTTCCCATTGCTTTTGTGGTTCTAGCGTTTGTTTCGTTTTTGTTTTATTAA
- a CDS encoding polysaccharide biosynthesis C-terminal domain-containing protein, which yields MGIVINQSIKNTIITYFGFGIGAINVIFLYTQFLTEEYFGLITFILSTASILMPFMAFGVHNTIVKFYSSFKSRQSQNSFLSVMLLLPLLLIIPLGVITHLAYDSIANWLSKENAIIKDYTWLIYVSAGAFAYFEVFYAWSKVQLQSVFGNFMSEVFHRGATTILLVCLYFGYVTVDQLIYGIVIVYVIRAFIMTLYAFSLRLPSFRFTKIPNLSSILKYSALIIIAGSVANIILEIDKFMLGQFEALNNVAYYGVAIYIATVIGVPARAMHQIANPLTAKFLNEGNTVELKTLYQKSSINLFIISGFIFLCIIINISKLYLLIPGNYSEGFIVVLVIGLAKLSDNLIGNNNAILFNSDYYRVVLMFGVLLAILTVVLNLIFIPIYGINGAAYASCITIFTYNIIKLTFVYKKFKMHPFTISTFKTLVLIGVCGLGLFFWEFPFHPIVDIALKTLLLSIVYGLSVYKFNLSEDISKLLNRFIP from the coding sequence ATGGGAATAGTCATTAATCAATCTATCAAAAACACTATTATAACTTATTTTGGTTTTGGTATTGGAGCTATTAATGTTATTTTTTTATACACCCAATTTTTAACAGAAGAGTACTTTGGTTTAATCACTTTTATATTATCCACCGCAAGTATATTAATGCCTTTTATGGCATTTGGTGTGCATAATACTATTGTTAAATTTTATTCGTCTTTTAAAAGCCGACAATCCCAAAATAGTTTTTTAAGTGTTATGCTTTTGTTGCCTTTACTACTTATTATTCCGTTAGGGGTAATCACGCATTTAGCTTACGATAGTATTGCTAATTGGTTATCTAAGGAGAATGCAATTATTAAGGATTATACCTGGTTAATCTATGTGTCTGCAGGTGCTTTTGCCTATTTTGAAGTCTTTTATGCTTGGAGTAAAGTACAATTGCAAAGTGTGTTTGGTAATTTTATGAGTGAAGTGTTTCACAGGGGGGCTACAACGATACTACTTGTTTGTCTTTATTTTGGCTATGTAACGGTCGATCAGTTAATTTATGGCATTGTCATAGTCTATGTTATCCGCGCATTTATAATGACACTGTATGCGTTTAGTTTAAGACTACCTAGTTTTAGATTTACTAAAATTCCTAATCTATCTAGTATTTTAAAATATTCAGCTTTAATAATTATTGCAGGTTCCGTGGCTAACATTATTTTAGAGATTGATAAGTTTATGTTAGGTCAGTTTGAAGCACTAAACAATGTTGCTTATTATGGCGTAGCAATTTATATAGCCACAGTTATTGGTGTTCCTGCACGTGCCATGCATCAAATAGCAAATCCGTTGACGGCTAAGTTTTTAAATGAAGGGAATACGGTCGAGTTAAAGACCTTGTATCAAAAAAGTTCGATTAACTTATTTATTATTAGTGGGTTTATTTTTTTGTGTATTATTATCAATATAAGTAAGCTGTATCTTTTGATACCAGGAAATTATAGTGAAGGGTTTATTGTTGTTTTGGTAATAGGTCTGGCTAAGTTGTCCGATAACTTAATTGGAAACAATAATGCTATTCTTTTTAATAGTGATTATTATAGAGTTGTCCTCATGTTTGGGGTATTGTTGGCAATATTAACAGTTGTTTTAAATTTAATTTTTATTCCTATTTATGGTATTAATGGGGCAGCATATGCTAGTTGTATTACAATATTTACATATAATATAATAAAGTTAACGTTTGTCTACAAGAAGTTTAAAATGCACCCGTTTACTATTTCGACATTTAAAACATTAGTCTTAATTGGTGTTTGTGGATTAGGTTTATTCTTTTGGGAATTCCCTTTTCATCCCATAGTAGATATTGCTCTAAAAACATTGCTATTATCTATAGTCTATGGTTTGTCCGTTTATAAATTTAATTTATCAGAAGATATTTCTAAACTATTAAATCGTTTTATACCATAA
- a CDS encoding glycosyltransferase, translating into MDKKKVLIITYYWPPAGGPGVQRWLKFVKYLPDFNIEPIVYCPSNANYPIVDATLLDQVNPELIVLKQPIKEPYKLAQLFSEKSKTISKGIIAERQKQSLMERLMLFVRGNFFIPDARKNWVKPSVKHLATYIQDFKIETIITSGPPHSLHLIGMELQAQLGVKWIADFRDPWTTIGYHKQLKLTVKSKKKHKDLERKVLNNADQIIVTSPSTKVEFEQITKQPIQVITNGYDNEKVTVTALDKKFTLSHIGSLLSKRNPEVLWKVLHDLVEEDAEFASQFQLNLIGAVGVEVLQSIETHSLTNNLNTVGYVSHNEAVMFQKKSQLLLLIEIDSEDTKAIIPGKLFEYMVADRPIIAIGPQGADVASIIKTTNTGQFFDYQDYDNLKNVIKQHFEAFKVSNLKSYPIGLQQYSRQQLTKNLAELINPS; encoded by the coding sequence ATGGATAAAAAAAAGGTACTGATCATTACTTATTATTGGCCACCAGCAGGCGGGCCAGGAGTACAGCGCTGGTTAAAATTTGTTAAGTACTTACCAGATTTTAATATAGAGCCTATTGTATATTGCCCTTCAAATGCTAATTATCCTATTGTAGATGCGACCTTGTTAGATCAAGTTAATCCTGAGTTGATAGTCCTTAAACAACCTATAAAAGAGCCTTATAAATTGGCGCAATTGTTTTCTGAAAAAAGTAAAACCATAAGTAAGGGGATTATAGCAGAAAGGCAAAAACAGAGCCTAATGGAGCGTTTAATGTTATTTGTAAGAGGTAATTTTTTTATCCCTGATGCGCGTAAAAATTGGGTAAAACCGTCTGTTAAGCATTTAGCAACTTACATACAAGATTTTAAAATTGAGACTATTATTACTAGTGGTCCTCCACATAGTTTGCATCTAATTGGTATGGAGTTGCAAGCGCAATTGGGAGTTAAATGGATCGCGGATTTTAGAGATCCTTGGACAACTATTGGGTATCATAAACAATTAAAATTAACAGTAAAGTCTAAAAAGAAACATAAAGATTTAGAGCGTAAAGTACTTAATAATGCAGATCAAATTATAGTCACGAGTCCAAGTACAAAAGTAGAATTTGAGCAAATTACTAAGCAACCGATTCAGGTTATTACGAATGGTTATGATAACGAAAAAGTAACTGTAACGGCGTTAGATAAAAAGTTTACACTCTCTCATATAGGTTCTTTGTTGTCTAAAAGAAACCCCGAAGTCCTTTGGAAAGTATTACATGATTTGGTTGAGGAGGATGCTGAATTTGCATCTCAATTTCAGTTAAATTTAATTGGAGCAGTAGGAGTAGAAGTGTTGCAATCTATTGAAACGCATAGTTTAACTAATAATTTAAATACCGTCGGTTATGTTTCACACAATGAAGCTGTTATGTTTCAGAAAAAATCCCAGTTGTTATTGTTGATTGAAATAGATTCGGAAGATACAAAAGCCATTATTCCAGGTAAATTATTTGAATATATGGTTGCTGATAGACCTATAATTGCAATAGGTCCACAAGGTGCAGACGTAGCTTCAATCATTAAAACAACCAACACGGGACAATTTTTTGATTATCAAGATTATGACAATTTAAAGAATGTTATAAAACAACATTTTGAGGCTTTTAAAGTTAGTAATTTAAAATCGTATCCAATAGGTCTGCAACAGTATTCTAGACAACAATTGACTAAGAATTTAGCAGAGCTTATTAACCCTTCATAA
- a CDS encoding YfhO family protein, translated as MQFSFKKILPHILVLVGFIICSIAYFSPVLQGKVIYQSDIVHYTGMAKQQKDFKANTGEETYWTNSAFGGMPTYQLGAKYPHNYIKKLDLALRFLPRPADYLFLYFLGFYILLLVLKVDWKLAGLGALAFGFSTYLIIILGVGHNSKAHAIAYMPLVLSGILLTFRGKYVWGFLLTAIAMGLELVANHYQMTYYLLLLVLVLGIAYLVDAYRKNVLPHFFKAVGVLSAAVLLAIGLNATNILATQDYVKESTRGKSELTIHPDGSKRENSNGLSKAYITEYSYGKLESFNLFIPRFLGGGSGEDVGENSAVYKYIISEGVPPADARAYTKSLPTYWGSQTIVEAPAYIGAVVIFLFVLGLFLVKGRLKWWLVGGTVLSLLLSYGKNLEFLTDLFINYVPLYNKFRAVSSIQVILELCIPVLAVFALVRLFNDVVKTEEKLNALKYTVLITGGLAILFLLLKSIGLIDFIGGIDGRIREANGQAFLDALREDRASLFTTDTLRTLLFVLLAAGAIYLFLKNTLNETKTIAILGVLIVIDLVSVDKQYVNNDDFVSKLTMERPYAPNKADLQILKDQSHYRVYDITSGGAKASYFHNALGGYHAAKPKRYQDLYEFYISKNNINVLSMLNAKYIIGEGEDRTPFPFVNNDANGNAWFVQNLQKVESPTEEILALDTLKNKITAVYSNGFKGKMNVPKTFKTDSLASIKAIDYKPNYIKYQSNNLKDGFAVFSEMYYGSGWNAYIDGQAKPHYKVDYALRGMEIPKGKHAIEFKFEPQVVKTGSTIALASSILLMLLVLGGLFFGLKGLIKNEKA; from the coding sequence ATGCAATTTTCTTTTAAAAAAATCTTACCACATATTTTAGTGTTGGTAGGGTTTATCATTTGTTCTATAGCCTATTTTAGTCCTGTCTTACAGGGAAAAGTCATTTATCAAAGTGATATTGTTCACTATACTGGTATGGCTAAACAACAAAAAGATTTCAAAGCCAATACTGGTGAAGAAACCTATTGGACCAATAGTGCGTTTGGCGGAATGCCAACCTATCAATTAGGTGCAAAATATCCACATAACTATATTAAGAAGTTAGATTTAGCCCTGCGGTTTTTACCAAGACCAGCAGATTACCTATTTCTTTATTTCTTAGGGTTTTATATTTTGCTTTTAGTGTTAAAAGTAGATTGGAAACTAGCGGGACTTGGTGCATTGGCCTTTGGTTTTTCCACATACCTTATTATAATCTTGGGTGTGGGCCATAACAGTAAAGCACATGCTATTGCTTATATGCCTTTGGTGTTAAGCGGGATTTTATTAACCTTTAGGGGTAAGTATGTCTGGGGTTTTTTACTAACTGCAATAGCCATGGGATTAGAGTTAGTTGCTAATCACTACCAAATGACGTACTATTTATTACTATTAGTATTGGTTTTAGGTATTGCTTATTTGGTTGATGCTTATCGTAAAAATGTCTTACCACATTTTTTTAAAGCAGTAGGTGTTTTGTCTGCAGCAGTACTGTTAGCTATAGGTTTAAATGCAACTAATATATTAGCCACTCAAGATTATGTTAAAGAAAGTACACGTGGTAAAAGTGAGTTAACGATACATCCTGATGGTTCCAAAAGAGAAAATAGCAATGGCTTAAGTAAAGCATATATCACAGAATATAGCTACGGAAAATTAGAATCTTTTAATTTGTTTATACCTAGGTTTTTAGGTGGCGGAAGTGGAGAGGATGTTGGTGAAAATTCAGCGGTATATAAATATATAATAAGTGAAGGAGTACCACCTGCAGATGCTAGAGCGTATACAAAAAGCTTGCCTACTTATTGGGGGAGTCAAACTATAGTAGAAGCACCTGCTTATATTGGAGCTGTTGTTATCTTTTTATTTGTACTCGGGCTTTTCTTGGTTAAAGGACGTTTAAAATGGTGGTTAGTTGGCGGAACCGTTTTGTCATTATTATTGTCCTATGGAAAAAATCTAGAATTTTTAACGGACTTATTTATCAATTATGTTCCATTGTATAACAAGTTTAGAGCGGTCAGTTCGATACAAGTTATATTGGAGTTGTGTATTCCTGTATTGGCTGTATTTGCATTAGTCAGATTATTTAATGATGTGGTTAAAACTGAGGAAAAGTTAAACGCATTAAAATATACAGTACTAATAACAGGAGGGCTGGCTATTTTGTTTTTATTACTTAAAAGTATAGGGTTAATTGATTTTATTGGAGGTATTGATGGACGTATTAGAGAGGCAAATGGACAAGCTTTTCTTGATGCTTTAAGAGAAGATAGAGCCAGCTTATTTACAACAGATACACTCAGGACATTATTATTTGTATTATTAGCTGCAGGTGCAATTTATTTGTTTTTGAAGAATACATTAAATGAAACAAAGACGATTGCTATTTTAGGAGTATTGATTGTTATTGATTTAGTTAGTGTGGATAAACAATATGTTAATAATGACGATTTTGTGTCTAAATTGACAATGGAACGCCCGTATGCTCCTAACAAAGCCGATTTACAAATTTTAAAAGATCAATCTCATTATAGAGTTTACGATATTACTTCTGGAGGCGCAAAAGCTAGTTATTTTCATAATGCTTTAGGTGGTTACCATGCGGCAAAACCTAAGCGTTATCAGGATTTATATGAATTTTATATCTCAAAAAATAATATTAATGTATTAAGTATGCTTAACGCGAAATACATTATTGGTGAAGGTGAAGATCGAACGCCTTTCCCTTTTGTAAATAATGACGCGAATGGTAACGCTTGGTTTGTACAGAACTTGCAAAAAGTCGAATCACCAACAGAGGAGATTTTAGCTTTAGACACGTTGAAAAATAAAATAACAGCCGTATATTCTAATGGTTTTAAAGGGAAAATGAATGTACCAAAAACATTTAAAACGGATTCTTTAGCTTCAATAAAGGCTATCGATTATAAACCTAATTACATTAAATATCAATCTAATAATTTAAAGGATGGGTTTGCCGTATTTTCGGAAATGTATTACGGAAGTGGTTGGAACGCCTATATTGATGGTCAGGCTAAGCCGCATTATAAAGTCGATTATGCGTTACGTGGTATGGAAATACCAAAAGGGAAGCATGCTATTGAGTTTAAATTTGAACCTCAAGTCGTTAAAACAGGGAGTACAATTGCTTTAGCGAGTTCTATATTATTAATGTTACTTGTGCTTGGTGGCTTATTTTTTGGACTTAAAGGTTTGATTAAAAACGAGAAAGCTTAA
- a CDS encoding DUF4834 family protein, with protein sequence MGLLRTILIIVLIYYGLKILSRLFAPALFKYASKKASERFGGAFNQQRQEPAKKEGEISIDKMPENKSSNKNVGEYVDYEEIE encoded by the coding sequence ATGGGTTTATTAAGAACCATCCTTATTATTGTATTAATTTACTACGGATTAAAAATCTTATCTCGTTTGTTTGCGCCTGCACTTTTTAAATATGCAAGTAAAAAAGCATCGGAACGTTTTGGTGGCGCTTTTAATCAACAAAGACAAGAGCCTGCTAAAAAAGAAGGAGAGATATCGATAGATAAAATGCCTGAAAACAAATCTTCAAATAAAAATGTTGGTGAGTATGTAGATTACGAAGAAATTGAGTAA
- a CDS encoding transporter, which yields MLNPKLILHYILLLASFTATAQYTDVINSNRPGVSRSAFSVGKNVAQLEVGPYLVKEEHTPLKNEASGFGIDFAARYGLLWEQLELNIEGTYQNDTFTDNRSASFPVETDRANFRYLTLGAKYLVYDPYKKSGDAKPNIFSYHANKKFRWSSLIPAVAVYVGANYDAENNTYVPYSNPLTSPNYEGGFSPKVMLATQHNFNSGYVLVMNFAKDRIGTDYSDFQYILTLTKAINEKWVVFGETEGIKNDYYADNLFRVGGAYLWSRDFQLDTAITFNTKDTPSVFGVNFGASYRLDFHKDPDVDKDNGTDVLEEYERKANRNKNKKKKDGDSDTPEDSGKRKKETQEIDFDDEN from the coding sequence ATGCTTAACCCGAAATTAATATTACACTATATTCTGCTTTTAGCAAGCTTTACTGCTACTGCACAATACACAGACGTCATAAATTCTAACAGACCAGGAGTCTCAAGAAGTGCTTTTTCTGTTGGAAAAAATGTAGCGCAACTTGAAGTTGGCCCATACCTTGTTAAAGAAGAACATACACCTTTAAAAAATGAAGCATCAGGTTTTGGTATTGATTTTGCTGCTCGTTACGGGTTGCTATGGGAACAATTAGAATTAAATATTGAAGGAACGTACCAAAATGATACGTTTACAGACAACCGTTCTGCATCTTTTCCTGTGGAAACAGATCGTGCTAATTTCAGGTATTTAACTTTAGGTGCCAAATACTTAGTATATGATCCTTACAAAAAAAGTGGAGACGCAAAACCAAATATCTTTAGCTATCATGCTAACAAAAAATTTAGATGGAGTAGTCTAATTCCAGCTGTTGCTGTTTATGTTGGAGCTAATTATGATGCTGAAAACAATACATATGTCCCTTATAGTAATCCTTTAACGAGTCCTAATTATGAGGGCGGATTTTCTCCAAAAGTTATGCTTGCTACACAACATAATTTTAACAGTGGTTATGTTTTAGTTATGAATTTTGCAAAAGACAGAATTGGTACTGATTATTCAGATTTCCAATATATCTTAACCTTAACTAAAGCGATCAACGAGAAATGGGTTGTTTTTGGAGAAACGGAAGGCATTAAAAACGATTACTACGCCGATAACTTATTTAGAGTTGGTGGTGCATACTTATGGAGTAGAGATTTTCAGTTAGACACAGCTATCACGTTTAATACTAAGGATACCCCTTCTGTATTTGGTGTTAATTTTGGTGCCTCTTACCGTTTAGATTTCCATAAAGATCCAGATGTCGATAAAGACAATGGTACTGATGTTTTAGAAGAGTACGAAAGAAAAGCGAACAGAAACAAAAACAAGAAGAAAAAAGACGGAGATTCTGATACTCCTGAAGATTCAGGTAAACGCAAAAAAGAAACTCAAGAAATTGATTTCGACGACGAAAACTAA
- a CDS encoding GTP cyclohydrolase, translating to MITTKKVVSKADYKAFVKFPFEIYKDSKYWVPPIISQELATFDADKNPIFNDAEATLFLAYKDNKVVGRIAAIINWLEVKDQNIKKMRFGWFDFIDDLEVSKALLNEVYTIGKAKGLEYTEGPVGFSNLDKVGVITEGFNTVGNMITWYNHPYYVKHYQEHEFSVEKKYSESRFPFENVKPEFFYKAQELIKRRYQLKALDLKKTSQVMPYVDQMFDLFNDSYASLSSFVAITDIQKEYFKKKFISFINPEYIKFVVDKDDKLVAFAVVMPRFADALKQMNGKLLPFGFLKLLKAKKESKDVMFYLIGVHPDYQNKGVHAVIFNEYYNTFTERGIKTCYRTPELEDNEAIHKIWKHFDPEVYIRRCTFKKNLD from the coding sequence ATGATTACAACAAAAAAAGTAGTTTCAAAAGCAGATTACAAAGCATTTGTTAAGTTCCCTTTTGAAATATATAAGGATTCTAAGTATTGGGTGCCGCCCATTATTAGTCAAGAATTAGCCACATTTGATGCTGATAAAAACCCTATTTTTAATGATGCAGAGGCGACTTTGTTTTTAGCTTATAAAGACAATAAAGTCGTAGGACGTATCGCAGCAATAATAAACTGGCTAGAAGTTAAAGACCAAAACATAAAAAAAATGCGTTTTGGTTGGTTTGACTTTATCGATGATTTAGAGGTCAGTAAAGCGCTTTTAAATGAAGTATATACTATTGGAAAAGCAAAGGGATTAGAATACACAGAAGGTCCTGTTGGTTTTTCTAACCTAGACAAAGTGGGTGTCATTACAGAAGGATTTAATACCGTTGGTAACATGATTACTTGGTATAATCACCCTTATTATGTAAAACACTATCAAGAGCACGAGTTTTCTGTTGAAAAGAAATATTCTGAAAGTCGTTTTCCTTTTGAAAATGTCAAACCTGAATTTTTCTATAAAGCACAAGAACTGATTAAACGTCGTTATCAACTTAAAGCTTTAGACTTGAAAAAAACGTCTCAAGTCATGCCTTATGTAGATCAAATGTTTGATTTATTTAACGATAGCTATGCCTCTCTATCTTCTTTTGTTGCTATTACAGACATACAAAAAGAGTATTTTAAAAAGAAATTTATAAGTTTTATCAATCCAGAATACATCAAATTTGTGGTGGATAAAGATGATAAACTTGTCGCTTTTGCTGTGGTTATGCCAAGGTTTGCTGACGCATTAAAACAAATGAATGGGAAACTATTGCCTTTTGGATTTTTAAAATTATTAAAAGCTAAAAAAGAAAGTAAAGATGTAATGTTTTACTTAATTGGAGTACATCCTGATTACCAAAACAAAGGAGTACATGCCGTTATATTTAATGAATACTATAATACATTTACTGAAAGAGGTATTAAAACCTGTTACAGAACCCCAGAATTAGAAGATAACGAAGCGATACACAAAATCTGGAAACACTTTGACCCAGAAGTTTATATTAGACGTTGTACCTTCAAAAAAAACTTAGACTAA
- a CDS encoding aminotransferase class I/II-fold pyridoxal phosphate-dependent enzyme, producing the protein MKDLFEKIYKDKGPLGKWAAQAEGYFVFPKLEGEISNRMKFQGKDVITWSINDYLGLANHPEVRKVDAEAAAQYGSAYPMGARMMSGHTDLHEQLQNELAEFVQKEAAYLLNFGYQGMVSTVDALVSKDDIIVYDVDAHACIIDGVRLHHGKRFTYKHNDMESLEKNLERATKMAMTTGGGILVISEGVFGMRGEQGRLKEIVALKEKFNFRLFVDDAHGFGTLGKTGAGAGEEQGVQDDIDVYFATFAKSLASTGAFIAADQEIIDYLKYNLRSQMFAKSLQMQLVVGALKRLDMLRTMPELKQNLWKIVDALQSGLKSRGFDIGTTQSCVTPVYLNGSIPEAMALVRDLRENYGIFCSIVVYPVIPKGLILLRMIPTATHTLQDVTETLDAFDAIRERLENGTYKRMSAALIKAMGE; encoded by the coding sequence ATGAAAGATTTATTTGAAAAAATATACAAGGATAAAGGACCACTAGGTAAATGGGCTGCGCAAGCAGAAGGTTATTTTGTGTTTCCTAAATTAGAAGGGGAAATTTCTAACCGTATGAAATTTCAAGGAAAAGATGTAATTACTTGGAGTATTAACGATTACTTAGGATTAGCAAATCATCCTGAAGTACGTAAAGTTGATGCTGAAGCAGCTGCACAATATGGTTCTGCTTACCCAATGGGAGCACGTATGATGTCTGGTCACACAGATTTACACGAGCAATTACAAAATGAACTAGCTGAGTTTGTTCAAAAAGAAGCGGCTTACTTATTAAATTTTGGTTACCAAGGGATGGTGTCTACAGTAGATGCTTTAGTAAGTAAAGATGATATTATTGTATATGATGTTGATGCACATGCGTGTATTATTGATGGTGTAAGGTTACATCACGGTAAACGTTTTACGTACAAGCACAACGACATGGAAAGTTTAGAAAAAAACTTGGAGCGTGCGACTAAAATGGCAATGACAACAGGAGGAGGGATTTTAGTGATCTCTGAAGGTGTTTTTGGTATGAGAGGAGAGCAAGGGCGTTTAAAAGAAATCGTTGCTTTAAAAGAAAAATTTAACTTTAGATTATTTGTTGATGATGCTCATGGTTTTGGGACATTAGGTAAGACAGGAGCAGGAGCAGGAGAAGAGCAAGGTGTACAAGATGACATCGATGTTTATTTTGCAACTTTTGCAAAATCATTAGCTAGTACAGGTGCTTTTATTGCGGCAGATCAAGAAATTATAGATTATTTAAAATACAATTTACGTTCTCAAATGTTTGCTAAATCATTGCAAATGCAATTGGTGGTTGGTGCATTAAAACGTTTGGATATGTTGCGTACAATGCCTGAGTTAAAACAAAACTTATGGAAAATTGTAGATGCATTGCAATCAGGTCTTAAATCGCGAGGTTTTGATATTGGAACAACACAAAGTTGTGTCACTCCAGTATATTTAAACGGAAGTATTCCTGAAGCAATGGCTTTAGTTAGAGACTTAAGAGAAAATTACGGAATATTCTGTTCTATTGTAGTATATCCAGTAATTCCAAAAGGGTTAATTTTATTAAGAATGATTCCTACTGCAACACACACATTACAGGATGTTACAGAAACGTTGGATGCTTTTGATGCTATTAGAGAGCGTTTAGAAAACGGAACTTACAAACGTATGTCTGCTGCTTTAATTAAAGCAATGGGAGAATAG